One window of the Nicotiana tabacum cultivar K326 chromosome 4, ASM71507v2, whole genome shotgun sequence genome contains the following:
- the LOC107785669 gene encoding homeobox protein knotted-1-like 2 gives MEEMYEFGYSSSDVYSVDDHLQPPYFGSPPAFCDGLAPMGFGSGNMSWACPETSAANLVVDKIGTSSSNLQLEDHHETDIRAKISSHPLYPKLLRTYIDCHKVGVPSDEIVDMLDNINIVHENDLSRRSNRLSDDSELDAFMGTYCNVLAKFKSDLERPFNEATTFLNDIETQLTNLCAAPATTISNISDEGAAGLEEEAAAADTSGGGGNTNDMCRSDNEIKDKLRRKYSGYISSLKQEFSKNKKGKLPREARQILLNWWTTHYKWPYPTEGQKICLAESTGLDPKQINNWFINQRKRHWKPSENMQYAVMESIYGHFSE, from the exons ATGGAGGAGATGTACGAATTTGGTTATAGCAGTAGTGATGTTTACTCCGTCGACGACCATCTGCAGCCGCCATATTTTGGATCCCCGCCGGCATTTTGCGATGGGCTGGCCCCAATGGGATTTGGATCCGGAAATATGTCGTGGGCGTGTCCAGAAACTTCAGCTGCTAATTTAGTAGTTGATAAAATTGGGACGTCTTCTTCTAATTTACAATTAGAAGATCATCATGAGACGGATATTAGAGCAAAGATCTCTTCTCATCCTTTGTATCCTAAGCTTCTTCGTACTTACATCGACTGCCACAAG GTAGGAGTGCCATCTGATGAGATTGTTGATATGTTGGACAATATTAATATTGTCCACGAAAATGATCTTTCTAGGAGATCAAATCGACTGAGCGACGATTCTGAGCTGGATGCTTTCATG GGAACTTACTGTAATGTGTTAGCAAAGTTCAAGTCGGATCTTGAAAGGCCTTTCAATGAAGCAACTACTTTTCTTAATGATATTGAAACTCAACTTACCAATCTCTGCGCTGCTCCGGCCACTACAATTAGCAATATCTCAG ATGAAGGAGCGGCGGGGTTGGAGGAGGAGGCGGCGGCGGCTGATACAAGCGGTGGTGGTGGAAATACGAATGATATGTGCAGATCTGACAATGAAATTAAGGATAAGTTAAGGCGTAAGTACAGTGGATATATAAGTAGTCTAAAGCAAGAATTTTCCAAGAATAAGAAGGGAAAACTCCCAAGAGAAGCAAGGCAAATCTTGCTTAACTGGTGGACCACTCACTACAAATGGCCTTATCCTACG GAAGGACAGAAAATATGTCTAGCTGAATCAACAGGTTTAGATCCGAAGCAGATTAACAATTGGTTCATTAATCAGCGAAAACGTCACTGGAAACCTTCAGAAAACATGCAGTATGCTGTTATGGAAAGTATATATGGTCACTTTTCTGAATAA